The following proteins come from a genomic window of Ignavibacteria bacterium:
- a CDS encoding class I SAM-dependent methyltransferase, whose translation MPEKTAVELGSVQLTLLLPLWGRAVETRKEKPLLKDETALEIISRMDYDFSDMARKIHDVTQFEWIARSIHIDRTIREFLARHPKASIVNAGCGLDTTFDRVDNGSLLWYDLDLPDVIELRRKFIGETPRRKFIACSFLDESWFRQLKAGDGVLFMAAGVMYYFNESQVKDIFSKLSCAFPGAEFIFDAASPIGVKTANEKLLQRVGINESAFMKWGLQDSSAIKDWNIKLESVEEYPMFRHMKKGLPLRTKIVASMSDHYKMMYMVHLKF comes from the coding sequence ATGCCGGAGAAAACAGCAGTAGAGCTTGGCAGTGTGCAGCTGACCCTGCTTCTTCCTTTATGGGGCCGAGCCGTTGAAACCAGGAAAGAAAAGCCCTTACTGAAGGATGAAACCGCACTTGAGATCATCAGCAGGATGGATTATGATTTTTCTGACATGGCCCGGAAAATCCACGACGTCACACAGTTTGAGTGGATTGCCCGCAGCATTCATATAGACAGGACAATCAGGGAGTTTCTTGCCAGACACCCTAAAGCTTCAATTGTAAATGCAGGATGCGGACTGGATACAACGTTCGACAGGGTCGATAACGGAAGCCTCTTGTGGTACGACCTGGACCTGCCTGATGTGATTGAGCTGAGGCGTAAGTTTATAGGCGAAACCCCGAGAAGAAAGTTTATAGCCTGCTCGTTTCTTGATGAAAGCTGGTTCAGGCAGCTTAAGGCCGGTGACGGAGTCCTGTTTATGGCAGCAGGCGTGATGTATTATTTTAATGAAAGCCAGGTAAAAGATATTTTCAGCAAGCTTTCGTGCGCTTTCCCTGGCGCCGAATTTATTTTTGACGCGGCGTCCCCAATTGGTGTCAAAACTGCCAATGAAAAACTCCTCCAGAGGGTAGGCATCAATGAAAGTGCATTTATGAAGTGGGGGCTGCAGGACTCCAGCGCAATTAAGGACTGGAATATCAAGCTGGAATCTGTAGAAGAGTACCCGATGTTCAGGCACATGAAGAAGGGGCTGCCCCTGAGGACTAAAATCGTTGCCTCAATGTCGGACCATTATAAAATGATGTATATGGTACATCTGAAGTTTTAA